One Solea senegalensis isolate Sse05_10M linkage group LG21, IFAPA_SoseM_1, whole genome shotgun sequence DNA segment encodes these proteins:
- the nrarpa gene encoding notch-regulated ankyrin repeat-containing protein A, with translation MSQGDVSTCSAPQRVFQEAVKKGNTKELHSLLQNMTNCEFNVNSFGPEGQTALHQSVIDGNLELVKLLVKFGADIRLANREGWSALHIAAFGGHQDIVLYLITKAKYSSGAR, from the coding sequence ATGAGCCAGGGGGATGTGTCGACTTGCTCCGCGCCGCAGAGGGTTTTCCAGGAGGCGGTAAAGAAGGGCAACACCAAGGAGCTGCACTCGTTGCTGCAGAACATGACAAACTGCGAGTTCAACGTCAACTCCTTTGGGCCGGAGGGACAAACGGCCCTCCACCAGTCCGTCATAGACGGGAACCTGGAGCTGGTAAAACTGCTGGTGAAGTTTGGCGCAGATATACGACTGGCCAACAGGGAAGGGTGGAGCGCTTTACACATCGCTGCCTTCGGGGGCCACCAAGACATTGTGCTATACCTCATCACCAAGGCCAAGTACTCATCTGGCGCCCGGTGa
- the LOC122787118 gene encoding protein AMBP-like: MQRAVVLVPLLVLGWTWTATGFALPSEPLFTTQENFNLTLFLGTWYDVAVATACPHMQKIRGKSTIGKVVMERGDTNDMLNMTKTVLRHGTCREMRAEYQITDTPGRFFFYCGTCSADIDSYVVHTNYHEYAIMIMKRRNTAMEKSDAIKLYSRTMDVRDTVMDDFKTLAKDQGMSDNDIIVHQNKGDCVPGEVVEETQPEPPRVRRQVVPSLVPAEEESSGDDSTPFFNSTEACAAAPDIGPCFGIIPRYYYNSSSMSCQHLTYGGCMGNQNNFETERDCLQRCRTEAVCRLPMVPQPCTGQPTIWSFNSTIGMCFQYKQGFCQANGNKFYSKAECEEYCGVVKEEEGLLKAN, encoded by the exons ATGCAGAGAGCAGTGGTTCTAGTTCCCCTGCTGGTCCTGGGATGGACCTGGACCGCAACGGGATTTGCACTCCCTTCAGAACCTCTGTTCACCACACAGGAGAACTTTAACCTGACCCTG TTTTTGGGAACATGGTATGATGTTGCCGTGGCGACTGCATGCCCTCACATGCAGAAGATAAGGGGGAAATCGACCATCGGTAAGGTGGTCATGGAGAGAGGAGACACGAATGACATGCTCAACATGACCAAAACTGTCCTCAG gcatgGGACATGTAGGGAGATGAGAGCAGAATACCAAATAACAGACACACCTGGACGGTTCTTCTTCTACTGTGGAa CGTGCAGTGCGGACATTGACTCCTACGTGGTTCACACAAACTACCATGAGTATGCTATAATGATCATGAAGAGACGCAACACAGCGATGGAGAAGAGCGACGCAATCAAGCTTTACA GTCGAACGATGGACGTGAGGGACACTGTGATGGACGACTTCAAGACTCTGGCCAAAGATCAGGGGATGAGTGACAATGACATTATCGTCCATCAAAACAAAG GTGACTGTGTTCCCGGAGAGGTGGTGGAAGAAACTCAGCCAGAGCCTCCG AGGGTGAGGCGACAGGTGGTGCCGTCTTTGGttcctgcagaggaggagagttCTGGTGATGACAGTACTCCTTTTTTCAATTCCACTG AGGCCTGTGCAGCAGCACCAGACATAGGACCATGTTTTGGGATCATCCCTCGCTACTACTACAACTCCTCCTCGATGAGCTGTCAACACTTAACCTATGGAGGGTGTATGGGAAACCAGAACAACTTTGAAACTGAGAGGGACTGTCTGCAGAGATGTCGCACTGAAG CTGTGTGCCGTCTGCCCATGGTGCCCCAACCCTGCACAGGTCAGCCAACCATCTGGTCCTTTAACTCCACCATTGGCATGTGCTTTCAGTACAAACAGGGCTTCTGTCAGGCCAACGGCAACAAGTTCTACAGCAAAGCCGAGTGTGAGGAGTACTGCGGGGTGGTTAAAGAGG AGGAGGGTCTCCTGAAGGCAAACTGA